The Nicotiana tabacum cultivar K326 chromosome 14, ASM71507v2, whole genome shotgun sequence genome contains a region encoding:
- the LOC107810968 gene encoding uncharacterized protein LOC107810968 has protein sequence MRKCKGIEEVTIMEVSDVDLEVPTTTKKRKISSDGDVKLMSPPLLRCRSHSGVGDTPAGSLVSPSSSVNLNDASNLDHDLASYCLRNGSSEENSVIASAESKEAKLSSERQRTPEKMPSEKEIEEFFAARQKAILKRFRKKYNFDFEKEEPLEGRYEWVRIGS, from the exons ATGAGGAAGTGCAAGGGAATTGAAGAGGTGACGATTATGGAGGTGTCAGATGTAGATTTGGAAGTGCCGACGACGACGAAAAAGAGGAAGATATCAAGTGATGGAGATGTCAAGCTCATGTCTCCTCCTCTACTTCGCTGCAGAAGTCACTCCGGAGTCGGAGATACGCCGGCCGGAAGTTTGGTTTCTCCGTCGAGTTCGGTTAATTTAAATGATGCTTCTAACTTAGATCACGATTTAGCGTCTTATTGCTTAAGGAATGGATCAAGCGAG GAGAACAGTGTGATAGCGTCTGCAGAAAG TAAAGAGGCGAAATTATCAAGCGAGCGTCAACGAACGCCGGAGAAAATGCCGTCTGAAAAAGAGATTGAAGAGTTTTTTGCAGCTCGCCAGAAAGCTATACTTAAACGATTTAGAAAAAA GTACAACTTCGACTTTGAGAAAGAGGAGCCATTGGAAGGTCGCTACGAATGGGTCCGAATAGGAAGTTGA